In Mycobacteriales bacterium, a single window of DNA contains:
- a CDS encoding HAMP domain-containing protein has product MAAPAVVPSEKARRPRRLSGRKPEPESPKGLDEAEVDRLLTALTAVRDGDFRVRLRMPGDPDSPMARLATVVNEVVERNRHLTGELDRVRRVVGRDGRLDERLRPGHGEGAWAGAVTAANDLLDELVRPTVEVGRVLGAVATGDLTQTIDLRSGDQRLRGEFLRMARTVNGMVDQLSAFADEVTRVAREVGTDGKLGGQARVRGVSGTWRDLTESVNTMASRLTNQVRDIALVTTAVANGDLSRTVTVDVAGEMLELKVTVNRMVGQLRDFADEVTRLAREVGSEGTLGGKATVPGVAGTWKDLTDNVNSMAGNLTAQLRDIAQVTTAVARGDLSRKITVDVAGELLELKTTVNTMVDQLSGFADEVTRVAREVGSEGRPGGQAEVPGASGTWKDLTDSVNFMAGTLTAQVRNIAEVTTAVARGDLGKKIDVDARGEILELKTTINIMVDLLSAFADEVTRVAREVGTEGKLGGQARVRGASGTWKDLTDNVNSMAGNLTSQVRSIAAVATAVGRGDLSQKIMIEAEGETAALAQTINTMVDTLRAFADEVTRVAREVGTEGILGGQARVPGVAGTWKDLTDNVNSMANNLTGQVRNIAEVTTAVARGDLRRKIDVDARGEILELKTTINIMVDQLSAFADEVTRVAREVGTDGKLGVQAEVEGVSGTWKRLTESVNQLASTLTIQLRAIADVSTGVTRGDLTRKITVDAAGEVAGLKDTINQMIATLRETTRANQEQDWLKTNLARISGLMQGQRDMNAVARLIMSELTPVVTAQCGAFYLAEAAEITAAAEAFPDGRARLRMIASYGYPGGPGGTESFAFGETLVGQAAEEGIRIHLTNVPAGYVRISSALGSAPPAELVVLPVLFEGRVLAVIELATFTPFSAVHLAFLDQITETIGVTVNTIIANSRTEELLTQSRRLTEELQERSEQLQGQQEQLRGTNTELELKNTEIEEAGRALADRAEQLALSSRYKTEFLANMSHELRTPLNSLLILARLLADNVSGNLTAEQVKYASVIHGAGSDLLQLIDDILDLSKVEAGKMDSSPTDVAVTSLVDYVESMCRPLTADRGLGFTVSVAADLPENLHTDERRLQQILRNLLSNAVKFTESGEVRLVVRPVDRNRFQNPSLRRAPGVVAFQVVDTGIGIPADKLKIIFEAFQQADGTTSRRYGGTGLGLSISREIAHLLGGEIDADSTVGKGSTFTLHLPLRRSGPMAPRDASAFRPTPTVPPPEPRPVAHDDEALLGKRVLIVDDDVRNVFALASALELSGLEVCYADNGDSALEALGGPPQIDAVLMDVMMPGMDGNEAMTAIRSRPEHADLPIIAVTAKAMNGDRERSLEAGASDYVTKPVDTDHLLGLLRDHLG; this is encoded by the coding sequence GTGGCCGCGCCCGCAGTCGTACCGTCCGAGAAGGCCCGCCGGCCGCGCCGGCTGTCCGGTCGCAAGCCCGAGCCGGAGTCGCCCAAGGGCCTGGACGAGGCCGAGGTCGACCGGCTGCTGACCGCCCTGACCGCGGTCCGGGACGGCGACTTCCGGGTCCGGCTGCGGATGCCGGGCGACCCCGACTCGCCGATGGCCCGGCTCGCGACCGTGGTCAACGAGGTGGTCGAGCGCAACCGGCACCTGACCGGCGAGCTGGACCGGGTCCGCCGGGTCGTCGGCCGCGACGGCCGGCTGGACGAGCGGCTGCGCCCGGGCCACGGCGAGGGCGCCTGGGCCGGCGCCGTCACCGCCGCCAACGACCTGCTCGACGAGCTGGTCCGGCCGACCGTCGAGGTCGGCCGCGTGCTCGGCGCGGTCGCGACCGGCGACCTGACCCAGACGATCGACCTGCGCAGCGGCGACCAGCGGCTGCGGGGCGAGTTCCTGCGGATGGCCCGGACCGTGAACGGGATGGTCGACCAGCTCTCCGCGTTCGCGGACGAGGTCACCCGGGTCGCCCGCGAGGTCGGCACCGACGGCAAGCTCGGCGGCCAGGCCCGGGTCCGGGGTGTCTCCGGCACCTGGCGTGACCTCACCGAGTCGGTGAACACGATGGCCAGCCGGCTGACCAACCAGGTCCGCGACATCGCGCTGGTCACCACCGCCGTCGCCAACGGCGACCTGTCCCGCACGGTCACCGTCGACGTGGCCGGCGAGATGCTCGAACTCAAGGTCACGGTCAACCGGATGGTCGGGCAGCTGCGCGACTTCGCCGACGAGGTGACGCGGCTGGCCCGCGAGGTCGGCAGCGAGGGCACCCTGGGCGGCAAGGCGACCGTGCCCGGCGTGGCGGGGACCTGGAAGGACCTGACCGACAACGTCAACTCGATGGCCGGCAACCTGACCGCGCAGCTGCGCGACATCGCCCAGGTGACCACCGCCGTCGCCCGCGGCGACCTGTCCCGCAAGATCACCGTCGACGTGGCCGGCGAGCTGCTGGAGCTCAAGACCACCGTGAACACGATGGTCGACCAGCTGTCCGGGTTCGCCGACGAGGTCACCCGGGTCGCCCGCGAGGTGGGCTCGGAGGGCCGGCCCGGCGGCCAGGCCGAGGTGCCGGGCGCGTCCGGCACCTGGAAGGACCTCACCGACTCGGTGAACTTCATGGCCGGCACGCTGACCGCCCAGGTCCGCAACATCGCCGAGGTGACCACCGCGGTCGCCCGCGGCGACCTGGGCAAGAAGATCGACGTCGACGCCCGGGGCGAGATCCTCGAGCTCAAGACGACGATCAACATCATGGTCGACCTGCTCTCGGCGTTCGCCGACGAGGTCACCCGCGTCGCCCGCGAGGTCGGTACGGAGGGCAAGCTCGGCGGCCAGGCCCGGGTCCGCGGTGCGTCCGGCACCTGGAAGGACCTCACCGACAACGTCAACTCGATGGCCGGCAACCTGACCTCGCAGGTGCGCTCGATCGCCGCCGTCGCCACCGCGGTCGGCCGCGGCGACCTGTCGCAGAAGATCATGATCGAGGCCGAGGGCGAGACCGCCGCGCTGGCCCAGACGATCAACACGATGGTGGACACGCTGCGCGCGTTCGCCGACGAGGTCACCCGCGTCGCTCGCGAGGTCGGTACGGAGGGCATCCTCGGCGGCCAGGCCCGGGTGCCCGGCGTGGCCGGCACCTGGAAGGACCTCACCGACAACGTCAACTCGATGGCGAACAACCTGACCGGCCAGGTCCGCAACATCGCCGAGGTGACCACCGCCGTCGCCCGGGGCGACCTGCGCCGCAAGATCGACGTCGACGCCCGGGGCGAGATCCTCGAGCTCAAGACGACGATCAACATCATGGTCGACCAGCTGTCGGCGTTCGCGGACGAGGTCACCCGCGTCGCCCGCGAGGTCGGTACGGACGGCAAGCTCGGCGTCCAGGCCGAGGTCGAGGGCGTGTCCGGGACCTGGAAGCGGCTGACCGAGTCGGTGAACCAGCTCGCCTCCACGCTGACCATCCAGCTGCGCGCGATCGCGGACGTGTCCACCGGCGTGACCCGGGGCGACCTGACCCGCAAGATCACCGTGGACGCCGCCGGCGAGGTCGCGGGCCTGAAGGACACGATCAACCAGATGATCGCGACCCTGCGCGAGACCACCCGGGCCAACCAGGAGCAGGACTGGCTCAAGACCAACCTGGCCCGCATCTCCGGGCTCATGCAGGGCCAGCGGGACATGAACGCGGTCGCCCGGCTGATCATGAGCGAGCTGACCCCGGTGGTCACGGCCCAGTGCGGCGCGTTCTACCTGGCCGAGGCGGCGGAGATCACCGCGGCCGCGGAGGCGTTCCCGGACGGCCGGGCCCGGCTGCGGATGATCGCCAGCTACGGCTACCCCGGCGGTCCCGGCGGCACCGAGAGCTTCGCCTTCGGCGAGACCCTGGTCGGCCAGGCCGCCGAGGAAGGCATCCGGATCCACCTCACGAACGTCCCGGCCGGGTACGTCCGGATCTCCTCGGCGCTGGGCAGCGCCCCGCCGGCCGAGCTGGTCGTGCTGCCGGTGCTGTTCGAGGGCCGCGTGCTCGCGGTCATCGAGCTGGCCACGTTCACCCCGTTCTCGGCCGTGCACCTGGCCTTCCTGGACCAGATCACCGAGACGATCGGGGTCACGGTCAACACGATCATCGCCAACTCCCGGACCGAGGAGCTGCTGACCCAGTCCCGCCGGCTGACCGAGGAGCTGCAGGAGCGCTCGGAGCAGCTGCAGGGCCAGCAGGAGCAGCTGCGCGGCACCAACACCGAGCTGGAGCTGAAGAACACCGAGATCGAGGAGGCCGGCCGGGCGCTGGCCGACCGGGCCGAGCAGCTCGCGCTGTCCTCCCGCTACAAGACCGAGTTCCTGGCCAACATGTCGCACGAGCTGCGGACGCCGCTGAACAGCCTGCTGATCCTGGCCCGGCTGCTGGCCGACAACGTGTCCGGGAACCTCACCGCGGAGCAGGTCAAGTACGCCTCGGTGATCCACGGCGCCGGCAGCGACCTGCTCCAGCTCATCGACGACATCCTCGACCTGTCCAAGGTCGAGGCGGGCAAGATGGACTCCTCCCCCACCGACGTCGCCGTCACCAGCCTGGTCGACTACGTGGAGAGCATGTGCCGGCCGCTGACCGCGGACCGGGGTCTCGGCTTCACCGTCTCGGTCGCCGCCGACCTGCCCGAGAACCTGCACACCGACGAGCGCCGGCTGCAGCAGATCCTGCGCAACCTGCTCTCGAACGCGGTGAAGTTCACCGAGTCCGGCGAGGTCCGGCTGGTGGTCCGGCCGGTCGACCGCAACCGGTTCCAGAACCCGAGCCTGCGCCGGGCCCCGGGCGTGGTCGCGTTCCAGGTCGTGGACACCGGGATCGGCATCCCGGCCGACAAGCTGAAGATCATCTTCGAGGCGTTCCAGCAGGCCGACGGCACCACCTCCCGCCGGTACGGGGGTACCGGGCTGGGCCTGTCGATCAGCCGGGAGATCGCGCACCTGCTCGGCGGCGAGATCGACGCCGACTCCACCGTGGGCAAGGGCTCCACGTTCACCCTGCACCTGCCGCTGCGCCGCAGCGGCCCGATGGCCCCGCGGGACGCCTCGGCGTTCCGGCCGACGCCGACGGTGCCGCCGCCGGAGCCGCGGCCGGTCGCCCACGACGACGAGGCCCTGCTGGGCAAGCGGGTGCTCATCGTCGACGACGACGTCCGCAACGTCTTCGCCCTGGCCAGCGCGCTGGAGCTGAGCGGCCTGGAGGTCTGCTACGCCGACAACGGCGACTCCGCGCTGGAGGCGCTGGGCGGGCCGCCGCAGATCGATGCGGTGCTGATGGACGTGATGATGCCGGGCATGGACGGCAACGAGGCGATGACCGCGATCCGGTCCCGCCCCGAGCACGCCGACCTGCCGATCATCGCGGTCACCGCCAAGGCGATGAACGGCGACCGGGAGCGCAGCCTCGAGGCCGGGGCCTCGGACTACGTGACCAAGCCGGTGGACACCGATCACCTGCTCGGCCTGCTGCGCGACCACCTCGGGTAG